A single genomic interval of Sinorhizobium garamanticum harbors:
- a CDS encoding class I SAM-dependent methyltransferase → MGIYRDVVLPKLCDCSMRNERLLPYRERVIGAAEGRVLEIGCGSGLNLPHYRPAVREILALEPSPTLVAMARRVPHSAIPVNFFEADAEAIPLDDGSVDTVVTTWTLCTIPGAATALSEMRRVLRSGGRLLFVEHGLSPDRGVRWCQDCLNPIWRRISGGCNLNRPIRSMIEEGGFRVDRVETGYMRGPKPMTYMYEGSARPK, encoded by the coding sequence ATGGGTATCTACCGCGACGTCGTCCTGCCGAAACTCTGCGATTGTTCCATGCGCAACGAGCGCCTGCTTCCCTATCGCGAGCGGGTGATCGGCGCGGCGGAGGGGCGCGTGCTTGAGATCGGCTGCGGATCCGGTCTCAACCTGCCGCACTACCGCCCGGCGGTCCGGGAAATTCTGGCGCTCGAGCCTTCGCCGACCCTCGTGGCCATGGCGCGTCGCGTGCCGCATTCCGCGATCCCGGTCAACTTCTTCGAGGCCGACGCCGAGGCGATCCCGCTCGATGACGGGAGCGTCGACACGGTGGTGACGACCTGGACCCTGTGCACCATCCCCGGCGCGGCCACAGCGCTTTCGGAAATGCGCCGCGTGCTCAGGTCCGGGGGCAGGCTGCTGTTCGTCGAGCATGGGCTCTCACCGGACCGCGGCGTGCGCTGGTGCCAGGATTGCCTCAACCCGATCTGGCGGCGCATCAGCGGCGGCTGCAATCTCAACCGTCCGATCCGGTCGATGATCGAGGAGGGCGGCTTTCGGGTCGACCGGGTCGAGACCGGCTATATGCGCGGGCCGAAACCGATGACCTACATGTACGAAGGCAGCGCCCGGCCTAAGTGA
- a CDS encoding GDCCVxC domain-containing (seleno)protein, whose amino-acid sequence MKTIVLESVLTCPHCGFARQETMPTDACQFYYECVNCKTLLRPRPGDCCVFCSFGSVKCPPVQQQLRCCE is encoded by the coding sequence ATGAAAACTATCGTTCTTGAATCCGTGCTGACCTGCCCGCATTGCGGTTTCGCCCGGCAGGAGACCATGCCGACCGATGCCTGCCAGTTCTATTATGAGTGCGTGAACTGCAAGACACTGCTGCGTCCCCGCCCCGGAGACTGCTGCGTGTTCTGTTCGTTCGGTTCGGTGAAGTGCCCGCCGGTACAACAGCAGCTTCGATGCTGCGAATAG
- a CDS encoding cupin domain-containing protein, whose amino-acid sequence MFRAIAAAFSLALIAAAPALAGDEPYNAKVTTIFDHKLPHVPGKSMRGVLVEYGPGGYNPSHTHAKSAFISATVIEGRIKSQVNGGEVKIYKTGENWTEVPGDHHQVSANASDTEDAKILAVFVVDTDETELTIPDD is encoded by the coding sequence ATGTTCAGGGCCATTGCTGCTGCCTTTTCCTTGGCATTGATTGCTGCCGCGCCTGCGCTCGCTGGCGACGAGCCGTACAATGCCAAGGTCACAACGATATTCGATCACAAGCTGCCCCATGTTCCGGGCAAGAGCATGCGGGGCGTCCTGGTGGAATACGGACCCGGTGGATACAACCCCTCGCACACGCATGCCAAGAGCGCCTTTATCTCCGCGACGGTGATCGAAGGGCGCATCAAGAGCCAGGTCAATGGCGGCGAGGTCAAGATCTACAAAACAGGCGAAAACTGGACTGAAGTTCCTGGCGATCATCATCAAGTCAGCGCAAACGCCAGCGATACGGAAGACGCCAAGATCCTGGCGGTCTTCGTCGTGGATACGGACGAAACGGAACTGACGATCCCCGACGATTGA
- a CDS encoding periplasmic heavy metal sensor encodes MKSLILAFLAVALPLPAAAEGEHAHMSPYAGEQQREIKSLSAEDIAELKAGGGWGLAKPAELNGVPGPSHVLKMKRELALTADQERSVERIFEEMRNQAVVEGKNLLAGEAALDTAFRDGSIDPDHLRMLLRRIEASRASLRFVHLAAHLQMARILNEDQVKRYNELRGYTVNGHRQR; translated from the coding sequence ATGAAATCCCTGATCCTTGCATTCCTTGCCGTAGCTCTTCCCCTGCCCGCCGCGGCGGAGGGAGAACACGCCCATATGTCCCCCTATGCCGGAGAGCAGCAGCGCGAGATCAAGAGTCTCTCGGCGGAAGACATCGCCGAGCTGAAGGCGGGCGGCGGCTGGGGACTGGCGAAGCCGGCCGAGCTCAACGGCGTGCCGGGACCGTCGCATGTGCTCAAGATGAAGCGAGAACTGGCGTTGACGGCGGACCAGGAGAGATCCGTAGAACGCATTTTCGAGGAGATGCGGAACCAGGCCGTGGTCGAGGGCAAAAACCTGCTCGCCGGTGAAGCGGCGTTGGACACGGCCTTCCGCGATGGCTCGATCGACCCGGACCACTTGCGAATGCTGCTTCGCCGGATCGAGGCGAGCCGGGCGAGCCTCCGTTTCGTTCATCTTGCAGCCCATCTGCAGATGGCGCGGATCCTGAACGAGGATCAGGTCAAGCGCTACAACGAACTGCGCGGATACACGGTCAATGGCCATCGGCAGCGGTAG
- a CDS encoding Crp/Fnr family transcriptional regulator: MSEAIISQLRSRATAQKSFEKGEHLFNRDDPVEVMFLVTDGSVQLARYQADGQMAVLQRSGPGTVLAEASVFSERYHCDAVATTKTRAFIVPIAEVRQLLDDDPAFARAWTIHLSRELQSARKRAEIAALRTVSARLDAWMTWNDGRLPAKGDWKALAEEIGVSPEALYREMSRRRSRDRRASTGTGTMIDE, translated from the coding sequence ATGTCGGAAGCAATTATCAGCCAGCTTCGGTCGAGGGCCACGGCGCAGAAATCCTTCGAAAAGGGCGAACACTTGTTCAACCGGGACGACCCGGTGGAAGTCATGTTCCTGGTCACGGACGGGAGCGTGCAGCTCGCGCGCTACCAGGCGGATGGGCAAATGGCGGTGCTGCAGCGCTCCGGACCGGGGACGGTGCTCGCCGAGGCCTCGGTGTTTTCGGAGCGGTATCATTGCGATGCCGTGGCAACCACGAAGACGCGCGCGTTCATCGTGCCGATTGCCGAGGTCCGACAGCTGCTGGACGATGATCCGGCCTTTGCGCGGGCGTGGACGATCCATCTTTCGCGCGAATTGCAGAGCGCGAGAAAAAGGGCCGAGATCGCCGCCCTGCGCACCGTCAGCGCCCGGCTCGACGCATGGATGACATGGAACGATGGCAGGTTGCCCGCCAAAGGCGACTGGAAAGCCCTGGCGGAAGAGATTGGCGTATCGCCGGAAGCGCTCTACCGGGAAATGTCGAGACGGCGCTCGCGCGACCGGCGGGCATCCACTGGAACGGGAACGATGATCGATGAATGA
- the chrA gene encoding chromate efflux transporter — protein sequence MNDTAIEASEGADHRRGSAGEVFAAFLKLGLTSFGGPIAHLGYFRDELVVRRRWIDEKGYADLVALCQFLPGPASSQAGFALGLLRGGPLGAAAAWAAFTLPSAILLVLFAFGAASFDGPIASGIIHGLKVVAVAIVAQAVWGMARNLCPDRERASIALAAVLIVVLVSGGIGQLAAIVAGGLGGLWLCRTKGEAISGHVSFPVSHATGWVALVLFFCLLFGLPVAVATSSSQGLAVFDAFYRAGSLVFGGGHVVLPLLQVEVVQPGWVTADQFLAGYGAAQAVPGPLFTFAAYLGTVLGPAPNGLLGSLIALVAVFLPGFLLLIGTIPFWDSFRTRPAAQALMRGANAAVVGVLGAALYQPVWTSAIIGPHEFALALTCFVLLMAWKCPPWIVVVVAAIGGVLTGLA from the coding sequence ATGAATGACACGGCAATCGAGGCGAGCGAAGGCGCGGATCACCGGAGGGGGAGCGCTGGCGAGGTCTTTGCGGCCTTCCTGAAGCTGGGTCTGACCTCCTTCGGCGGTCCGATCGCGCATCTCGGCTATTTTCGCGACGAGCTTGTCGTCCGGCGGCGCTGGATCGACGAGAAAGGCTACGCGGACCTCGTGGCCCTCTGCCAGTTTCTTCCCGGTCCCGCCTCGAGCCAGGCCGGTTTCGCGCTTGGGCTCCTGCGGGGCGGGCCCTTGGGTGCGGCCGCCGCCTGGGCCGCCTTTACCCTGCCTTCGGCCATCCTGCTCGTGCTCTTTGCCTTCGGGGCGGCCTCTTTCGATGGGCCGATCGCGTCGGGCATCATCCACGGCCTGAAGGTCGTCGCCGTCGCCATCGTCGCCCAGGCGGTGTGGGGCATGGCGAGGAACCTCTGCCCGGACAGGGAACGCGCGAGCATCGCGCTTGCCGCCGTGCTGATCGTCGTGCTCGTATCCGGCGGGATCGGCCAGCTGGCGGCGATCGTGGCCGGCGGCCTTGGCGGGCTGTGGCTCTGCAGGACGAAAGGCGAGGCGATTTCCGGGCATGTCAGCTTCCCCGTCTCGCACGCGACGGGATGGGTGGCGCTCGTCCTGTTCTTCTGCCTGCTCTTCGGCCTGCCGGTCGCGGTCGCGACCAGCTCGTCGCAGGGACTGGCGGTATTCGATGCCTTCTATCGCGCCGGATCGCTCGTCTTCGGGGGAGGGCACGTGGTGCTGCCGCTCCTGCAGGTAGAGGTCGTGCAGCCCGGCTGGGTCACGGCCGACCAGTTCCTTGCGGGATACGGCGCGGCACAGGCGGTGCCGGGGCCACTCTTCACCTTCGCCGCCTATCTCGGCACGGTGCTCGGCCCCGCACCGAACGGCCTCCTCGGTTCCCTCATCGCCCTTGTTGCCGTCTTCCTGCCGGGCTTTCTGCTGCTGATCGGCACGATCCCCTTCTGGGATTCGTTTCGCACAAGGCCGGCAGCGCAGGCGCTGATGCGCGGCGCGAACGCCGCCGTGGTTGGCGTTCTGGGCGCGGCGCTCTACCAGCCGGTCTGGACCAGCGCGATCATCGGGCCGCACGAATTCGCGCTTGCGCTGACCTGCTTCGTCCTCCTCATGGCCTGGAAATGTCCGCCCTGGATCGTGGTGGTCGTCGCCGCGATCGGCGGCGTGCTGACCGGCCTCGCCTGA
- a CDS encoding MFS transporter has translation MSGRGMHRQVFLLASAQALFQTVSVLVMTVGGLAGSKIAPSPALATMPIAAMFLGTAVATFPASMWMSRVGRRPGFVLGALLGVAGGVTAALGIWIANLVLLSLGTMLVGAYQAFAQFYRFAASEVADEAFRPRAISLVLGGGIVAAFAGPTVARFGGPLLEAEYLGSFLLLSLVSLLAAAILLGLKVPAATSAASSLANGRPWMAIVSQPAYLVALFGAATGYGVMILAMTATPIAMVHHHHDLSTAATVIQLHVLGMFLPSFFTGSLIARFGVLRIMFVGVMVLAGHVLMTLSGTGFGSFAAALILLGIGWNFLYIGGTTLLITTYTPAEKGRAQAINDMTIFVVGLACSFGAGALLQGLGWQTLNLALLPWLAVAALAVLWLGYRQRRLFKPAHAG, from the coding sequence ATGTCCGGTCGCGGGATGCATCGCCAGGTATTCTTGCTCGCGAGCGCCCAGGCGCTGTTCCAGACCGTATCCGTCCTGGTCATGACGGTCGGCGGGCTGGCCGGAAGCAAGATCGCCCCCTCGCCCGCGCTCGCCACCATGCCGATCGCGGCCATGTTTCTGGGAACGGCGGTTGCGACCTTCCCGGCTTCGATGTGGATGTCGCGCGTGGGACGGCGCCCGGGCTTCGTCCTCGGCGCGTTGCTTGGCGTCGCCGGCGGCGTGACCGCGGCGCTGGGCATCTGGATCGCAAATCTTGTGCTGCTGTCGCTCGGCACGATGCTCGTCGGCGCGTATCAGGCCTTCGCGCAGTTCTATCGCTTTGCCGCCAGCGAAGTGGCGGACGAAGCATTCCGGCCGCGCGCCATTTCCCTCGTTCTCGGCGGCGGCATCGTCGCCGCCTTCGCCGGGCCGACGGTCGCACGCTTCGGCGGCCCGCTCCTTGAGGCCGAATATCTCGGCTCGTTCCTGTTGCTCTCGCTCGTGTCGCTGCTCGCCGCGGCCATCCTGCTCGGCCTCAAGGTTCCCGCCGCGACGTCGGCTGCGAGTTCGCTTGCAAACGGACGCCCGTGGATGGCGATCGTCTCGCAGCCCGCCTACCTCGTGGCGCTGTTCGGCGCGGCCACGGGCTATGGCGTCATGATCCTCGCGATGACGGCGACGCCGATCGCCATGGTTCACCACCACCATGACCTTTCGACCGCAGCGACGGTCATCCAGCTTCACGTGCTCGGCATGTTCCTGCCGTCCTTCTTCACCGGTTCGCTGATCGCGCGCTTCGGCGTCCTGCGGATCATGTTCGTGGGCGTCATGGTCCTCGCCGGCCACGTCCTGATGACCTTGAGCGGAACGGGCTTCGGCTCTTTCGCCGCAGCACTGATACTCCTCGGGATCGGCTGGAACTTTCTCTACATCGGCGGCACGACGCTGCTGATCACGACCTATACGCCCGCCGAAAAGGGCCGTGCCCAGGCGATCAACGACATGACGATCTTCGTAGTCGGATTGGCCTGTTCTTTCGGGGCCGGGGCGTTGCTCCAGGGCCTTGGCTGGCAGACGCTGAATCTTGCGCTGCTACCATGGCTGGCGGTTGCTGCCCTGGCTGTTCTTTGGCTGGGCTATCGCCAGCGCCGTCTGTTCAAGCCCGCCCATGCCGGGTGA
- a CDS encoding ArsR/SmtB family transcription factor yields MSSPKVQIYEQLAELAKMLGSAHRLELIEYVAQGERSVERLAELTGLTVANTSQHLQLLRRGGYVRSRRDGKRVLYRLGDGPILDLLASLHRYGERNSAEVREVVGDYFGKLDQLEPVTREALLGRLDEGGVTLLDVRPEDEFNLGHLPGALNVPLGELEQHLSALPKDQEIVAYCRGPYCILSFEAVAALRARGYRVRRLEDGFPEWKAAGYVVEVSP; encoded by the coding sequence ATGTCAAGTCCGAAGGTCCAGATTTACGAGCAGCTCGCCGAACTGGCGAAGATGCTCGGCAGCGCCCATCGTCTCGAACTGATCGAATACGTGGCGCAGGGCGAGCGCTCTGTGGAGCGGCTGGCGGAACTGACGGGGCTGACGGTTGCCAACACCTCCCAGCATCTGCAGCTGCTTCGCCGCGGCGGCTATGTCCGCTCCCGCCGCGATGGCAAGCGCGTGCTTTACCGCCTTGGCGACGGCCCGATCCTCGATCTTTTGGCGTCGCTGCATCGTTATGGCGAAAGGAACAGCGCCGAGGTGAGGGAGGTCGTCGGCGACTATTTCGGCAAGCTCGATCAGCTGGAGCCGGTGACCCGTGAGGCACTGCTCGGTCGCCTCGACGAGGGCGGCGTGACGCTGCTCGACGTTCGGCCCGAGGACGAATTCAACCTCGGCCACCTGCCGGGAGCCCTGAACGTCCCGCTCGGGGAGCTTGAACAGCACCTGTCGGCGCTTCCGAAAGACCAGGAAATTGTCGCCTATTGCCGGGGACCCTATTGCATCCTGTCCTTCGAGGCCGTGGCTGCGCTCAGGGCGAGGGGATATCGCGTTCGCCGGCTCGAAGACGGCTTTCCCGAATGGAAGGCGGCGGGATATGTGGTCGAGGTTTCTCCGTGA
- a CDS encoding MFS transporter, with protein MTTRNGASATPGIRLGLAENWPQFALLVLINAFVGGMVGIERTVVPLIGAEEFHIASTTLVVSFIVSFGVVKALANLVSGQLADHWGRKRVLVLGWLFGLPVPFMIIAAPSWGWIIAANALLGINQGLAWSMTVIMKVDLVGPRSRGLAVGLNEFAGYLAVGVTAFVTGYLASEYGLRPAPIYLGIGYAVLGTLLSILAVRDTRDHVRLEVSSHPEETPSIGFREVFMLTSFRDRNLFAASQAGLVNNLNDGMSWGIFPLFFASFGLGVERIGILKAIYPATWGILQIATGPLSDRWGRKGLVVFGMWVQAAGLFLTALTRQFEWWLVASLLIGLGTAMVYPSLIAAVSDAAHPAWRARALSVYRFWRDLGYAIGALTAGLIADRFGLASAIASVAALTFLSGVVVAALMREGVQ; from the coding sequence ATGACCACGAGGAACGGCGCGTCGGCGACGCCCGGGATCCGGCTTGGCCTTGCCGAGAACTGGCCGCAATTCGCGCTGCTCGTGCTGATCAACGCCTTTGTCGGCGGCATGGTCGGGATCGAGCGCACCGTCGTGCCGCTGATCGGAGCGGAAGAGTTCCATATCGCCTCGACGACGCTCGTCGTCTCCTTCATCGTCAGCTTCGGCGTCGTGAAGGCCCTTGCCAATCTCGTCTCCGGCCAGCTGGCGGACCACTGGGGGCGCAAGCGCGTGCTCGTGCTTGGATGGCTATTCGGCCTGCCGGTTCCATTCATGATCATCGCCGCACCAAGCTGGGGGTGGATCATCGCCGCCAATGCGCTCCTCGGCATCAACCAGGGGCTCGCCTGGTCGATGACCGTGATCATGAAGGTCGATCTGGTGGGGCCGAGGTCACGCGGGCTTGCAGTGGGGCTGAACGAGTTCGCGGGCTATCTCGCCGTTGGGGTGACCGCGTTCGTCACGGGCTATCTGGCCTCGGAATATGGGTTGCGGCCGGCGCCGATCTATCTCGGCATCGGCTACGCCGTGCTCGGGACCCTGCTTTCGATCCTCGCCGTCCGCGACACGCGCGATCACGTGCGGCTCGAGGTCTCCTCACACCCGGAAGAAACGCCTTCGATCGGCTTCCGCGAAGTCTTTATGCTGACCTCTTTCCGGGATCGCAATCTTTTCGCGGCCTCGCAGGCTGGGCTCGTCAACAACCTCAACGACGGCATGAGCTGGGGCATCTTCCCGCTGTTCTTCGCCTCCTTCGGCCTCGGCGTCGAGCGGATCGGCATTCTCAAGGCGATATACCCGGCGACCTGGGGCATCCTCCAGATCGCGACCGGCCCCTTGAGCGACCGCTGGGGGCGCAAGGGGCTGGTCGTCTTCGGCATGTGGGTGCAGGCCGCCGGCCTGTTCCTGACGGCATTGACGCGGCAATTCGAATGGTGGCTGGTCGCGAGCCTCCTCATCGGCCTTGGCACGGCCATGGTCTATCCGAGCCTGATCGCTGCCGTCTCGGATGCCGCGCATCCGGCCTGGCGCGCCCGGGCGCTCAGCGTCTACCGATTCTGGCGCGACCTCGGCTACGCGATCGGGGCGCTCACGGCGGGGCTGATCGCAGACCGTTTCGGCCTTGCCTCGGCAATCGCATCGGTCGCCGCCCTCACATTCCTCTCCGGCGTTGTTGTCGCCGCGCTGATGCGGGAAGGCGTGCAGTAG
- the aac(6') gene encoding aminoglycoside 6'-N-acetyltransferase: MESIIEIGTIKDVEPWAQLRVALWPHHSLEDHRAELGRAFLSESGEAVAFIARNAANEAVGFAEATLRHDYVNGCSSSPVLFLEGIYVRPVDRRKGIARLLCNAVADWGKSLGCVEFGSDALLENSASHALHTALGFEETQRVVFFRKPL, encoded by the coding sequence ATGGAATCGATTATCGAGATTGGGACCATAAAAGATGTTGAGCCATGGGCGCAGCTTCGCGTTGCGCTGTGGCCGCATCACTCGCTCGAAGATCATCGAGCTGAGTTGGGCCGGGCGTTTCTTTCAGAAAGTGGAGAAGCCGTCGCGTTCATCGCTCGAAATGCTGCGAATGAAGCTGTCGGGTTTGCTGAGGCCACTTTGCGACATGATTATGTGAATGGATGCAGCAGCTCGCCCGTTCTATTCCTCGAAGGGATTTATGTCCGGCCCGTTGACAGGCGAAAGGGTATCGCACGATTGCTTTGCAATGCCGTTGCCGATTGGGGGAAGTCGCTTGGGTGTGTTGAGTTTGGCTCTGACGCGCTGCTTGAAAATTCAGCCAGCCATGCGCTCCATACCGCTTTAGGATTTGAGGAGACACAGCGCGTCGTGTTCTTCCGAAAGCCACTGTAG
- a CDS encoding AAA family ATPase, which yields MDVGAWLRDQGLGQYEETFRQNDIDPEVLRDLTVEDLIGLGVASVGHRRKLLAAIAALREVAEQPSGPAGVGGTPVILPEAERRQLTVMFVDLVDSTRLSSRLDPEEMSELLRGYQGAVSSAVARFEGHVAKYMGDGVLAYFGYPRAHEDEAERAVRAGLAAIDAVGNLQPRHGETLQARVGIATGLVVVGELIGEGAAREETVIGETPNLAARLQSVAEPGTVVVASTTRQLIGGLFDLAELGFHSLKGFPASVPAWRVLGESSAESRFEALHGASLTPLVGREHEVALLLKHWEAVKEGEGRVVLLAGEPGIGKSRLVRALRRRLEGEPHTTVSHYCSPYHQTSPLHPVIRLLERAAGFAAGDPPEVKLSKLEALLTQSTEGVAETAPLLAALLSVPADDRYLPLELSPHRQKKRTLEVLVDQLIGLAARRPVLAVYEDVHWADPTSLELLDLVVDRVQDSPVLVLITFRSEFLPPWIRYPHVTALTLSRLSRRQGADMVERLTGGRALPTEVLNQIVGQTDGVPLFVEELTRAILETNLLKDEGDHYVLASPLSAIAIPATLQESLMARLDRLAPAREVAQVAAAIGREFSHELLVTAAPLRTSEVEEALDDLIASGLVFRHGTPPQVTYSFKHALVRDAAYATLVRTKRQRLHAAIATAIEQRFPETVQTQPELLAQHYAEAGQLEPAVNNWLRAGQAEIARSATAEAITHLTKGLELLEGLPDDAARWRQELELQVALSVALMTAKGWAAPEVGRANARARELCERLADTNRLLPVLYGDWVFHVVRAELEAGRKAGEELLKRAREEREVSAETVGNRIVGTDAFLRGEITIAREYLERSLALYDPQQHRALAFLFAQDPRVAGLSVLSWTLFALGYPEQAQARSNEALTDARELSHRNTLGYALLYGCILSQLRGDWREARDRADSLITLARAQGSPHFLGAGTIVRGWTLAETGELPAAITKVQEGLASWQMTGARFLVPFFLSLLARVETQAGGAKLGLDLLTNALDRARETGERWFEAELHRLTGELMLELPAFDRAAVEARLWHAAELARGQSADLWELRATTSLARLWIAQNRRRDAHDLLAPLCARFTEGFATSDLQLAQRVLGETAGLDGATKSSD from the coding sequence ATGGACGTCGGTGCCTGGCTGCGCGATCAAGGGCTGGGACAGTACGAAGAAACGTTCCGCCAAAACGACATCGATCCTGAAGTGCTAAGGGATCTTACGGTCGAGGACCTGATTGGGCTTGGCGTCGCTTCAGTAGGGCACCGTCGTAAACTGCTTGCTGCCATCGCCGCACTGCGTGAGGTCGCTGAACAACCGAGCGGCCCAGCTGGGGTTGGCGGGACACCTGTAATCCTCCCGGAGGCGGAGCGCCGCCAGCTCACCGTGATGTTCGTCGACCTTGTCGACTCGACCAGGCTTTCCTCACGACTCGATCCAGAGGAGATGAGCGAGCTGCTGCGGGGCTATCAGGGTGCCGTGTCGAGCGCTGTTGCGCGATTCGAGGGCCACGTTGCCAAGTACATGGGTGATGGCGTGCTCGCCTACTTTGGCTATCCGCGCGCTCACGAGGATGAGGCCGAACGAGCGGTGCGAGCGGGGCTTGCGGCCATCGACGCAGTGGGGAACCTGCAACCACGACATGGGGAGACGCTGCAAGCTCGCGTCGGCATCGCGACCGGCTTGGTGGTTGTCGGCGAACTGATTGGCGAAGGTGCCGCGCGTGAGGAGACGGTAATCGGCGAGACGCCCAATTTAGCGGCACGACTGCAAAGTGTCGCCGAGCCGGGAACTGTAGTAGTAGCATCCACCACCCGGCAGCTGATCGGCGGCCTATTCGATCTCGCCGAGCTCGGCTTCCACTCGTTGAAGGGCTTTCCTGCTTCCGTGCCCGCTTGGCGAGTGCTCGGTGAAAGCTCTGCGGAAAGCCGCTTCGAAGCGTTGCACGGGGCGAGCCTGACCCCGCTCGTCGGTCGCGAGCATGAGGTAGCACTCCTGCTGAAGCACTGGGAAGCAGTCAAAGAAGGGGAAGGCCGCGTGGTGTTGCTAGCGGGCGAGCCCGGCATCGGCAAGTCGCGACTTGTTCGTGCCCTGCGTCGGCGTCTGGAAGGCGAGCCGCATACGACCGTAAGTCACTACTGCTCGCCCTATCACCAGACCAGCCCGCTTCATCCTGTTATCCGCCTTCTGGAGCGGGCAGCTGGCTTCGCCGCGGGGGATCCCCCCGAAGTGAAACTGAGCAAGCTCGAAGCGCTGCTCACGCAATCGACCGAAGGCGTCGCCGAGACGGCCCCGCTGCTCGCGGCGTTGCTGTCGGTTCCAGCGGACGATCGCTATCTGCCGCTGGAGTTAAGCCCGCACCGGCAGAAGAAGCGGACGCTGGAAGTACTCGTCGATCAGCTCATCGGGCTCGCGGCACGTCGGCCCGTCCTGGCAGTATACGAGGACGTGCATTGGGCAGATCCGACCTCGCTGGAGCTGCTGGATCTTGTTGTTGATCGCGTGCAGGACTCGCCGGTGCTGGTGCTCATTACATTCCGTTCCGAGTTTCTCCCACCGTGGATACGCTATCCCCATGTCACGGCATTGACGCTTAGTCGTTTGAGCCGTCGGCAAGGCGCAGATATGGTCGAGAGGCTGACCGGCGGCAGGGCTCTGCCTACCGAAGTGCTCAACCAGATCGTCGGACAGACAGACGGCGTGCCGCTTTTCGTTGAAGAGCTGACGCGCGCGATATTGGAGACCAACTTGCTTAAAGACGAGGGCGATCACTACGTTCTCGCGAGTCCGCTGTCGGCAATCGCAATTCCAGCTACGCTTCAGGAGTCGTTAATGGCCCGGCTCGACCGACTTGCGCCCGCCAGGGAGGTAGCGCAGGTGGCGGCCGCAATCGGTCGAGAATTCTCGCATGAGTTGCTCGTGACCGCCGCGCCGTTGCGGACGAGCGAGGTAGAGGAAGCACTGGACGACCTCATTGCGTCGGGATTGGTGTTCCGCCACGGGACTCCGCCGCAGGTGACCTACAGCTTCAAGCACGCGCTCGTACGCGACGCCGCCTACGCGACCCTTGTGCGCACGAAACGACAACGGTTGCACGCGGCGATAGCCACAGCGATCGAGCAACGCTTCCCGGAAACGGTCCAGACGCAGCCCGAACTTCTAGCCCAGCACTATGCGGAGGCGGGGCAGCTAGAACCCGCGGTCAATAACTGGCTCAGGGCCGGGCAAGCAGAGATTGCGCGCTCCGCAACGGCCGAAGCGATTACCCATCTGACAAAAGGGTTGGAGCTGCTTGAAGGACTACCTGATGATGCCGCGCGATGGCGGCAGGAACTCGAACTGCAAGTCGCTCTCAGCGTCGCCCTGATGACCGCCAAAGGCTGGGCAGCGCCAGAGGTCGGGCGGGCCAATGCGCGAGCACGCGAGTTATGCGAGCGGCTGGCGGACACAAATAGGCTCTTGCCTGTCCTCTATGGGGACTGGGTTTTCCACGTCGTGCGTGCTGAGCTGGAGGCGGGAAGGAAGGCGGGAGAGGAACTGCTCAAGCGCGCGCGGGAAGAACGGGAGGTGTCCGCTGAGACCGTCGGCAACCGCATCGTCGGAACCGATGCGTTCCTCCGCGGCGAGATCACTATTGCCCGTGAATATCTGGAACGATCGCTCGCCCTTTATGACCCGCAGCAGCACCGCGCCCTCGCGTTCCTGTTCGCCCAGGACCCTCGGGTGGCGGGGCTGTCGGTCCTCTCCTGGACCCTCTTCGCTCTTGGTTATCCCGAGCAGGCCCAGGCGAGAAGCAACGAGGCATTGACGGACGCAAGGGAACTTTCCCACCGCAACACGCTTGGTTACGCCCTGCTTTACGGCTGCATCCTATCGCAGCTTCGCGGCGACTGGCGAGAAGCCCGAGACCGGGCAGATTCACTAATCACGCTCGCAAGAGCGCAGGGCTCTCCGCACTTCCTCGGTGCAGGCACGATTGTTCGAGGCTGGACGCTAGCAGAGACGGGTGAGTTACCGGCGGCCATCACAAAGGTGCAAGAAGGCTTGGCGTCGTGGCAGATGACGGGAGCGAGATTCCTGGTTCCATTCTTTTTAAGCTTGCTCGCGCGCGTCGAAACCCAGGCCGGGGGAGCGAAGCTGGGTTTGGATTTGCTGACCAACGCGCTCGACAGAGCGCGTGAAACGGGCGAGCGGTGGTTCGAGGCGGAGCTGCATCGCCTGACTGGCGAGCTGATGCTGGAGCTGCCAGCGTTTGATCGTGCCGCGGTGGAAGCACGGCTCTGGCACGCGGCCGAGCTGGCGCGAGGGCAAAGCGCTGACTTGTGGGAGTTGCGCGCGACGACAAGCCTCGCCCGACTGTGGATCGCGCAGAACCGGCGCCGCGACGCTCATGACCTGCTTGCGCCACTCTGCGCTAGGTTTACCGAGGGTTTCGCGACGTCGGATCTGCAATTGGCCCAACGGGTACTTGGTGAGACAGCCGGCCTCGATGGCGCGACCAAGTCATCCGACTAG